The following are encoded in a window of Fusarium oxysporum f. sp. lycopersici 4287 chromosome 5, whole genome shotgun sequence genomic DNA:
- a CDS encoding xaa-Pro dipeptidase (At least one base has a quality score < 10), producing MVAENYEAVLKGKYPGKDHAKRVVTSSARMSLMPMRRPRAFRQRRSFYYLTGCNLPDCAFVYDIQSAKSTLFIPPINPDDVIWSGLPVSIDEALAQYDVDEVKLTTELNATLAHLGSENPKSSAFAIANQVSDHVSFIGFDNKNFNVLKTAIETSRVVKDEFEVAMLRKANYISGIGHRAVFARAKTAKNEQEFEAAFKERCYSYGVKKMSYDPIAAAGRAAATLHYVPNNAPLEGKLNLLMDAGGEWNNYAADITRTFPLSGKFTKESRHIYETVLKMQKECISVLKEGVVWDDVHLLAHKIAIDGLLEAGILKGDEDEILKARTSAAFLPHGLGHYLGMDTHDTGGNPNFGDKDKLFRYLRVRGTLPSGSVVTVEPGIYFCKFIIDPYLEDPVHSKFIDKDVLDKYWDVGGVRIEDNILITKTGSENLTDVPREADEMEALVSGS from the exons ATGGTCGCTGAAAACTACGAGGCCGTCCTCAAGGGCAAATACCCAGGCAAAGACCATGCCAAACGTGTCGTGACCTCATCCGCAAGGATGTCCCTGATGCCAATG CGACGACCCCGAGCCTTCCG TCAGCGCCGATCCTTCTACTACCTCACTGGCTGCAACCTCCCCGACTGCGCTTTCGTCTACGACATCCAATCCGCGAAATCCACACTCTTTATTCCTCCCATCAACCCCGACGATGTCATCTGGTCCGGTCTCCCCGTCAGCATCGACGAGGCCCTCGCGCAATACGACGTCGACGAAGTCAAGCTCACCACCGAACTCAACGCTACCCTCGCACACCTCGGATCCGAGAACCCCAAGTCATCAGCCTTTGCCATCGCGAACCAAGTCTCCGACCACGTTTCCTTCATCGGCTTCGACAACAAGAACTTCAATGTGTTGAAGACAGCTATCGAGACCTCGCGAGTGGTCAAGGACGAGTTCGAGGTTGCTATGCTACGAAAGGCAAACTATATCTCTGGCATTGGACATCGCGCTGTGTTTGCAAGGGCCAAGACTGCCAAGAATGAGCAGGAGTTTGAGGCGGCCTTTAAGGAGAGATGCTATTCTTATGGTGTTAAGAAGATGTCGTATGATCctattgctgctgctggaagaGCTGCTGCTACGCTGCACTACGTCCCAAACAACGCGCCTCTGGAGGGCAAGCTCAACCTGTTGATGGATGCTGGTGGCGAGTGGAACAACTACGCTGCTGATATT ACACGAACATTCCCTCTCTCGGGCAAGTTCACCAAGGAGTCTCGCCACATCTACGAGACCGTCCTCAAGATGCAAAAGGAGTGTATATCAGTTCTCAAGGAGGGTGTTGTCTGGGACGATGTTCATCTGCTCGCCCACAAGATCGCCATCGACGGACTCCTCGAAGCTGGCATTCTCAAGGGCGACGAGGACGAAATCCTCAAGGCTCGCACGAGCGCTGCTTTCCTTCCTCACGGTCTAGGTCATTACCTTGGCATGGACACCCACGACACCGGCGGCAACCCCAACTTTGGCGACAAGGATAAGCTCTTCCGCTACCTACGCGTGCGGGGCACTCTCCCCAGCGGCAGTGTTGTCACTGTCGAGCCTGGT ATTTACTTCTGCAAGTTTATCATCGACCCTTACCTCGAGGACCCCGTGCACAGCAAATTCATTGACAAGGACGTTCTGGACAAGTACTGGGATGTCGGTGGAGTTCG CATCGAGGATaacattctcatcaccaagactgGCTCTGAGAACCTGACCGATGTACCAAGGGAagctgatgagatggaggCCCTGGTTTCTGGAAGTTAG
- a CDS encoding hypothetical protein (At least one base has a quality score < 10) → MPYTPPSHRSPASSASASPVASRRSSLQSSPRPSLPRSASYLTKHRRTPSASALSDGSTGTLTPQGTSEDLKSMGTAVPSSVRQSPPPVTDERTMPMGAIISPPDSASSGSDDEEQEPQIRGRKLDKALRDAVSQIPMQRSSSPPRSQLQHQDSTEHLQLRRKDGVHLSFSTSALGDLAKGRKMGHVRSATEPNAGLSKSNDNSISVSEEESDEDLLKKPQMVRKKSGELVRPALRPSSRRRPSSMPGTPIFSKAVHFDSHLEHVRHFLQVDRPLAVSAGSSPIDSYESDTEYPFPGNGKQTARTPPFEWEILTTNFPHDSAARKSLPVRLEKVWLSADQKTLLGSVAVANIAFSKAVTCRFTLDYWKTTSEVAADYSHEIRPRETPLGHDRFTFSIKLADTANLESKTLFLCIRYAVNGQEYWDNNSSSNFQVDFRKKHLPMNGKNNFQGASSRPANGLPRSSRRTNSANVPRPKSMPAGFGDFGDDAKLNFDQPIHEYLGESENSTGGLRLKSKSAGNLASDNLSKDFGSPSGLAFSNRYDFGASLSAAVQAAKDKEASQDKDGLYMKANVRTLKPTLTVPEPATNAKSQSTTGATSPNSTISSSSYEELVNKYCFFGSKQSSPNMKDGTLSGARFDGAAGGNHHRRSYTTSLGSPNGNAHHAGPAAHHTLQLHGALSPPSGASTPQDAFRANSTSPSPRPSATARSASPAFVSFDATPSNDLSYHVQQQMMDRFPWSDGHAATAIRG, encoded by the exons ATGCCTTACACGCCGCCCTCACATCGATCTCCCGCTTCGTCAGCCTCCGCATCGCCTGTAGCGAGTCGGCGGTCGTCGCTACAATCGAGTCCGAGACCTAGTCTACCGCGATCTGCTTCATATCTTACAAAGCATCGACGAAcaccttcagcttcagccctTAGCGATGGATCAACAGGGACGCTGACACCGCAGGGAACATCGGAGGATCTTAAGAGCATGGGCACAGCTGTTCCTTCAAGCGTGAGACAATCACCACCACCCGTCACAGACGAACGCACAATGCCCATGGGTGCCATCATCTCGCCACCTGATTCTGCTTCCTCCGGTAGCGACGACGAGGAGCAAGAACCACAAATTCGAGGTCGAAAGCTTGACAAGGCTCTGCGGGACGCTGTCAGCCAGATCCCCATGCAACGTTCATCATCCCCCCCACGATCACAATTGCAGCATCAAGACAGCACAGAACATCTTCAGCTCCGCCGCAAGGATGGTGTACACCTCAGCTTCAGCACAAGTGCACTAGGTGATCTCGCAAAGGGCCGTAAGATGGGACACGTTCGATCAGCCACCGAGCCAAACGCTGGcctctcaaagtcaaacGACAACTCGATATCAGTATCAGAGGAGGAGTCTGACGAGGACCTGCTTAAGAAGCCTCAAATGGTGCGAAAGAAGTCTGGTGAGCTAGTCCGACCTGCCCtccgtccttcttctcgacgaCGTCCCTCAAGCATGCCCGGTAcccccatcttctccaaggctgTTCACTTTGATTCACACCTCGAGCACGTCCGACACTTCTTGCAAGTGGACCGACCTCTGGCTGTGAGTGCTGGATCTTCGCCAATCGACAGCTACGAGAGTGATACCGAGTATCCCTTCCCTGGCAATGGCAAGCAGACTGCCCGCACCCCTCCTTTTGAGTGGGAGATCCTTACCACAAACTTCCCTCACGACTCAGCCGCACGTAAGTCGTTGCCCGTTCGACTGGAAAAGGTTTGGCTCTCGGCCGACCAAAAGACCCTTCTGGGCTCTGTGGCTGTCGCCAACATTGCCTTCTCCAAGGCCGTTACCTGCCGTTTCACTCTGGATTACTGGAAGACCACCTCGGAGGTTGCCGCTGACTACAGCCACGAGATCCGCCCTCGGGAAACACCGCTGGGTCATGATCGCTTTACCTTTTCCATCAAGCTTGCTGACACGGCCAACCTCGAGTCAAAGACACTCTTCCTCTGCATCCGCTATGCCGTCAACGGACAGGAGTACTGggacaacaacagcagctcTAACTTCCAGGTCGACTTCCGAAAGAAGCATCTGCCCATGAACGGGAAGAACAACTTCCAGGGCGCTTCTTCCCGACCCGCTAATGGCCTTCCCCGGAGTAGCCGACGCACCAACAGCGCCAATGTCCCCCGACCTAAGTCGATGCCTGCTGGCTTCGGTGACTTTGGTGACGATGCTAAGCTCAACTTTGACCAGCCTATCCACGAGTATCTCGGCGAGTCTGAGAACAGCACTGGCGGCCTCCGTCTCAAGTCCAAGTCGGCTGGCAACCTTGCTAGCGATAACCTCTCCAAGGATTTCGGCTCGCCTAGCGGACTTGCCTTCTCCAACCGTTATGACTTTGGTGCTTCCTTGAGTGCTGCTGTCCAGGCCGCGAAGGACAAGGAGGCCTCTCAGGATAAGGATGGACTTTATATGAAGGCCAACGTCCGGACTCTCAAGCCCACCCTCACTGTCCCTGAGCCTGCCACCAACGCTAAGAGCCAGTCTACCACTGGAGCTACCTCTCCCAACTCGACCATCTCCAGCTCTTCGTATGAAGAGTTGGTCAACAAGTACTGCTTT TTTGGATCAAAACAGTCGAGTCCTAACATGAAGGACGGTACACTCAGCGGTGCCCGCTTCGACGGTGCTGCCGGCGGAAATCACCATCGCCGCAGCTATACCACCTCACTTGGAAGCCCGAACGGAAATGCCCATCACGCCGGACCTGCAGCTCACCATACCCTTCAGTTGCACGGCGCCTTGAGCCCTCCTTCCGGTGCTTCAACACCACAGGATGCGTTCCGTGCCAACAGTACTTCGCCTTCACCGAGACCTTCAGCCACGGCTAGGTCGGCTTCACCCGCCTTCGTGTCGTTTGATGCTACACCATCCAACGATCTGTCGTACCATGTCCAGCAACAAATGATGGATCGGTTTCCCTGGTCTGATGGACATGCTGCTACGGCGATCCGAGGATAG
- a CDS encoding hypothetical protein (At least one base has a quality score < 10), with protein MPYTPPSHRSPASSASASPVASRRSSLQSSPRPSLPRSASYLTKHRRTPSASALSDGSTGTLTPQGTSEDLKSMGTAVPSSVRQSPPPVTDERTMPMGAIISPPDSASSGSDDEEQEPQIRGRKLDKALRDAVSQIPMQRSSSPPRSQLQHQDSTEHLQLRRKDGVHLSFSTSALGDLAKGRKMGHVRSATEPNAGLSKSNDNSISVSEEESDEDLLKKPQMVRKKSGELVRPALRPSSRRRPSSMPGTPIFSKAVHFDSHLEHVRHFLQVDRPLAVSAGSSPIDSYESDTEYPFPGNGKQTARTPPFEWEILTTNFPHDSAARKSLPVRLEKVWLSADQKTLLGSVAVANIAFSKAVTCRFTLDYWKTTSEVAADYSHEIRPRETPLGHDRFTFSIKLADTANLESKTLFLCIRYAVNGQEYWDNNSSSNFQVDFRKKHLPMNGKNNFQGASSRPANGLPRSSRRTNSANVPRPKSMPAGFGDFGDDAKLNFDQPIHEYLGESENSTGGLRLKSKSAGNLASDNLSKDFGSPSGLAFSNRYDFGASLSAAVQAAKDKEASQDKDGLYMKANVRTLKPTLTVPEPATNAKSQSTTGATSPNSTISSSSYEELVNKYCFVRAPEVRPASPIASGARRPSLIHQNLSISLQGLRDGTATQKQNERVGY; from the coding sequence ATGCCTTACACGCCGCCCTCACATCGATCTCCCGCTTCGTCAGCCTCCGCATCGCCTGTAGCGAGTCGGCGGTCGTCGCTACAATCGAGTCCGAGACCTAGTCTACCGCGATCTGCTTCATATCTTACAAAGCATCGACGAAcaccttcagcttcagccctTAGCGATGGATCAACAGGGACGCTGACACCGCAGGGAACATCGGAGGATCTTAAGAGCATGGGCACAGCTGTTCCTTCAAGCGTGAGACAATCACCACCACCCGTCACAGACGAACGCACAATGCCCATGGGTGCCATCATCTCGCCACCTGATTCTGCTTCCTCCGGTAGCGACGACGAGGAGCAAGAACCACAAATTCGAGGTCGAAAGCTTGACAAGGCTCTGCGGGACGCTGTCAGCCAGATCCCCATGCAACGTTCATCATCCCCCCCACGATCACAATTGCAGCATCAAGACAGCACAGAACATCTTCAGCTCCGCCGCAAGGATGGTGTACACCTCAGCTTCAGCACAAGTGCACTAGGTGATCTCGCAAAGGGCCGTAAGATGGGACACGTTCGATCAGCCACCGAGCCAAACGCTGGcctctcaaagtcaaacGACAACTCGATATCAGTATCAGAGGAGGAGTCTGACGAGGACCTGCTTAAGAAGCCTCAAATGGTGCGAAAGAAGTCTGGTGAGCTAGTCCGACCTGCCCtccgtccttcttctcgacgaCGTCCCTCAAGCATGCCCGGTAcccccatcttctccaaggctgTTCACTTTGATTCACACCTCGAGCACGTCCGACACTTCTTGCAAGTGGACCGACCTCTGGCTGTGAGTGCTGGATCTTCGCCAATCGACAGCTACGAGAGTGATACCGAGTATCCCTTCCCTGGCAATGGCAAGCAGACTGCCCGCACCCCTCCTTTTGAGTGGGAGATCCTTACCACAAACTTCCCTCACGACTCAGCCGCACGTAAGTCGTTGCCCGTTCGACTGGAAAAGGTTTGGCTCTCGGCCGACCAAAAGACCCTTCTGGGCTCTGTGGCTGTCGCCAACATTGCCTTCTCCAAGGCCGTTACCTGCCGTTTCACTCTGGATTACTGGAAGACCACCTCGGAGGTTGCCGCTGACTACAGCCACGAGATCCGCCCTCGGGAAACACCGCTGGGTCATGATCGCTTTACCTTTTCCATCAAGCTTGCTGACACGGCCAACCTCGAGTCAAAGACACTCTTCCTCTGCATCCGCTATGCCGTCAACGGACAGGAGTACTGggacaacaacagcagctcTAACTTCCAGGTCGACTTCCGAAAGAAGCATCTGCCCATGAACGGGAAGAACAACTTCCAGGGCGCTTCTTCCCGACCCGCTAATGGCCTTCCCCGGAGTAGCCGACGCACCAACAGCGCCAATGTCCCCCGACCTAAGTCGATGCCTGCTGGCTTCGGTGACTTTGGTGACGATGCTAAGCTCAACTTTGACCAGCCTATCCACGAGTATCTCGGCGAGTCTGAGAACAGCACTGGCGGCCTCCGTCTCAAGTCCAAGTCGGCTGGCAACCTTGCTAGCGATAACCTCTCCAAGGATTTCGGCTCGCCTAGCGGACTTGCCTTCTCCAACCGTTATGACTTTGGTGCTTCCTTGAGTGCTGCTGTCCAGGCCGCGAAGGACAAGGAGGCCTCTCAGGATAAGGATGGACTTTATATGAAGGCCAACGTCCGGACTCTCAAGCCCACCCTCACTGTCCCTGAGCCTGCCACCAACGCTAAGAGCCAGTCTACCACTGGAGCTACCTCTCCCAACTCGACCATCTCCAGCTCTTCGTATGAAGAGTTGGTCAACAAGTACTGCTTTGTACGTGCCCCCGAAGTTCGCCCTGCTTCACCCATCGCTTCTGGTGCCCGTCGCCCATCCCTGATTCACCAGAATCTCAGCATCAGTCTCCAAGGCCTACGGGATGGCACGGCGACACAGAAGCAAAATGAAAGAGTCGGTTACTAA